One Thioclava electrotropha DNA segment encodes these proteins:
- a CDS encoding O-acetylhomoserine aminocarboxypropyltransferase/cysteine synthase family protein, with the protein MSDYAFDTLQIHAAAEPDPATGAVQVPIYQTTSYAFKDADHAARLFNLEEVGFIYSRLTNPTVMKLAERVAALEGAAGGVTCSSGHAAQIMALFPLMGPGLNIVASTRLYGGSITQFSHTIKRFGWSCTFVDFDDLDALEAAVDENTRAIFCESISNPGGYITDLPAVAKVADKVGLPLIVDNTLATPYLCRPIEHGATLVVHSLTKYMTGNGTVTGGCVVDSGKFDWSASGKFPSLSEPEPAYHGLKFHEALGPMAFTFHSIAVGLRDLGMTMNPQGAHYTLMGIETLSLRMDKHNANAKAVAEWLEKDPRIDYVTYAGLESSPWHERMKTISPKGAGGLFTVAVKGGYDACVKLVNNLKLFSHVANLGDARSLIIHSASTTHRQLTEAQQIAAGAAPNVVRLSIGIENVDDLIADLDQALSAATS; encoded by the coding sequence ATGTCCGATTACGCTTTCGACACCCTGCAAATTCACGCCGCCGCCGAGCCCGATCCCGCGACCGGCGCGGTGCAGGTGCCGATCTACCAGACCACATCCTACGCCTTCAAAGACGCCGACCACGCGGCGCGGCTGTTCAACCTCGAAGAAGTGGGCTTCATCTATTCGCGCCTGACCAACCCGACGGTGATGAAACTGGCCGAACGTGTCGCGGCGCTGGAAGGTGCCGCGGGCGGGGTCACCTGTTCCTCGGGCCACGCGGCGCAGATCATGGCGCTCTTCCCGCTGATGGGACCGGGGCTCAACATCGTGGCCTCGACGCGGCTCTATGGCGGCTCGATCACCCAGTTCAGCCACACGATCAAACGCTTCGGCTGGTCCTGCACCTTCGTCGATTTCGACGATCTCGACGCGCTGGAAGCGGCGGTGGACGAGAACACCCGCGCGATCTTCTGTGAGTCGATCTCGAACCCGGGCGGCTACATCACCGACCTTCCGGCGGTGGCGAAAGTCGCCGACAAGGTCGGCCTGCCGCTGATCGTCGACAACACGCTGGCCACCCCATACCTGTGCCGCCCGATCGAGCATGGCGCGACGCTCGTCGTCCACTCGCTTACGAAATACATGACCGGCAACGGCACCGTCACCGGCGGCTGTGTCGTCGATAGCGGCAAGTTCGACTGGTCGGCGTCGGGCAAGTTCCCCTCGCTGAGCGAACCCGAACCCGCCTATCACGGGCTGAAATTCCACGAGGCGCTGGGGCCGATGGCCTTCACCTTCCACTCGATCGCGGTGGGTCTGCGCGATCTCGGCATGACGATGAACCCGCAAGGCGCGCATTACACGCTGATGGGGATCGAGACGCTGAGCCTGCGGATGGACAAGCACAACGCCAATGCGAAAGCCGTGGCCGAATGGCTCGAGAAGGATCCGCGCATCGACTACGTGACCTATGCCGGGCTGGAAAGCTCGCCCTGGCACGAGCGGATGAAGACCATCTCGCCGAAAGGTGCAGGCGGGCTGTTCACCGTCGCGGTGAAGGGCGGCTACGACGCATGTGTGAAGCTGGTGAACAACCTCAAACTGTTCAGCCATGTCGCGAATTTGGGGGATGCGCGCTCGCTGATCATCCACTCCGCTTCGACCACGCACCGCCAGTTGACCGAGGCGCAGCAAATCGCCGCAGGGGCCGCGCCGAACGTGGTGCGCCTGTCGATCGGCATCGAGAATGTCGACGATCTGATCGCCGATCTCGATCAGGCGCTGAGCGCCGCAACCAGCTGA